The DNA sequence GTGATGAGTACAACAGTCGGACACAGGAAATGAAGTTTGCACCAAAGCCACATTTTCCCCGTACAGAGCATAAATATTCACATTCTACCCTGTCAAATGCCTTCTCCGCATCTAAAGAGATATTTACTGCAGGAGAGTGTATGACATTAAGCAGACGTTGAATGTTAGAAAAGGAGTGGTGACCCTTAATAGACCCATTCTGAGCCGTTGAGATGATGTCTGTCATAGTAAACTCTATTCGAGAGGTGAGCAATTTCACTCAAATTTGTACATCTGCATTTAACAGTGAGATCGGTCTGTATGAGGCAGACTCAGATGCATCTGTACCGGGTTTTAACAAAAGCGTGACCGACACCTCTGTCAGGGTTTGGGGTAAAACCACCCTGGTCCAGGGCGTTTTCAAACATTTCAAGCAGGAGGGGTGCCAGTTTGTAAGAAAACTCGATTGCGTAGCCATTTAGGCCAGGGGATTTCCCACTTTGCATTGCTGTAATATAATGAATAATCTCCTCTAACTGCAAAGGTTGATCaatttcctctctcttctctatactAAATGGTAGAAGTTTccaaattgtaaaaaaaataattcaaAATGGAATCGCCTTCAGGTGATTCTGATGTGTAAAAATAATTTCAATGGGAcaacctggggcggcagggtagcctagtggttagagcgttggactagtaatctgaaggttgcaagttcaaacccctgaccTGACAgggtctctgtctttctgcccctgaacaggaagttaacccacttttcctaggctgtcattgaaaacaagaatttgttcttaactgacttgcctagttaaataaaggtaaaaataaaaacaccTGAGGTTTTGTGAATTTGAGGGAGTGAGGCAGATTTGCACTTGATTGATGAGTTagaagtcaaccagcattttttcCATGCTCGTAAACAAAACCGCGCTTGCGGAGGAGCTGCTGCTCAGCCTTATCTGTGGATAGTAAATTCTACTGAGTTTGAAGCCTATCTCTGTAAAGTCCTGGTGATGGAGAGGCGGAGTATTGGTAGTCTAATTCCAGAATGGCGTCGTTGTTTATTGAGAGTTTCCCAAAGTGTCAATGGAAAAATGTAATCTGTTATTTGTCTCAATAAAGACATCATTTGCATTCGATAGAACGGTGCAGAATGAATTGTTCAAAAGTGAAGATGTATTAAGTCTCCTCAGGGGGGAGCATGTTTATTAATCAGAAACAACTACAAAGTCCCTCCTCATCATGAGTCGCGACTGAGCTGAGCCAAACTACCTTTTGACGTCCCCTTGCCTGAGCCATGGAGGAAATAATAATATGGGGTGAAAACATACGGTTTTTTTTTACCAGAAATGTTTTGAGTtagtctgtatatatatatacatcaagAAACTTGTGAGAACCTCTGTTTTTATATTACTTTGAGGTATTAACAGACACTGGTAAATATTCCTATAATATTATTAAGTACTACTTtcttacagagaaacaaacagacaagcATACTTGAGTAAGTTTATTTTCATTAAATGAAATGTGTAAGTACGTTATAATCTAAGAGAACATTGCCATTTCAATGATGATCCTTTTCAACACTTGACTGAGTCACATCAGTAATAGGGTAACAATGTGTGGTTTGATCCGTAACAAAATTAAAGGAAAATGTTAACCCTATTCACCACATAAgaaccaaaatatatatattttgaaataTATATAGGAACATTTTGACTCCCAAAACGTATAAGGCATGAATAAAATGCAATGAACATGTACAATTGAAACTTGAATTATTTTTACTTACAGAAGTGAAGTTCTTAAGCATTTAAAAACAGATTTAGCCTCAGAGCCTAGTACCCTAGGTAGACTGATTCACAGTAGGATTCATTATTTAATCAATTGCTTTCCAGCAGAGCAAATAAAACCCACAATATGGCCAGACAAGTATCTAAGGCCAAGTGCAGGACAGATTACCACACCAGCCACAAAAGCCACATGGCTTCTTTTTTTATTGGTAGATTTCAAGGGCCCATGTCTTGACTGAAAACTAAGAACACTTGTTTGGTGTTTAATCTAAGAATGTTCCATGCAGTCTCTTGAGACGTATTGATGTGTCGGGACTCAGTCAAACCAAGTTAAGGCTATTGCTCTTTGAGGCAATTTAGAGAATCTCACTTGATGCTAAAAGACTCTTTTATGCTTCTTTCTGCCTGTTCCTTTGAGATCCATTTCCAGGCAGGGGGAATATCTGCAGGCAGTGCACCATACTCTTCGGCAAAGTGCTTGTTGAATTTTGCCATCACAAATTTCCAGTAGTCCGAGGCCTGTATGCTGGAATCCGCAGGAATAAGCCAGTCAGGGTAAATGTCCCGGTATTTCTTGTAAGGATGCCACTGTCCACGTGTTTCATAGCATCTGAAGGAGGTATCATTGAACACTGAAGAGGAGCAGATGTCCGTGACAAGATTTCTTGAGCCCTCAAACCTAACACGACCAAGTCCCTTTGGTCGATGTATTGAGGCACAGTGGTCTGTGTGGGCCTCTCCTCCTGCCTCGCACGGTGCCTTGCAGAATGGACACTGCTTCCCACAGCCAAACACTTTTGTGAACAACTCGTTCTGTGGCTTGATGTTCTGTCTTTCCAATTTCATTTTCACATCCTTTGCTCTTTGGAACTCTTCTCTCAGCGACTGTTCCATCTCCACTACAGATATTTTAAGCCAGTGGACAAACGATTCCTGGTTGGAATTGTTCAGGATCATGGTGGCTTCCAACGTATCTTGGGGAAGCACCAGCTTCTCTCCTAGGAGGCTGCATATGTCCTTAATGAATTCCTTTATGTTGCCCTTCTCATTCATCTGTGCTTTTGTGATTGCCTCAGTGATGACACTGATGATCCCTTTGAGTTGACAGTCTTCCAAATCAAACATTTTGTTTCCTTGTGAGAAGCGCTTCAAGATTTCATCCAAAATCCAATTCTTGACAAAGCCTTCGTAGTCACAAATGTAGCTCACATAGTTAGCAAAGTTGAATTCTGACAGTAGTTGCTTCAAGATAGAGGACTGGAAAAATGTCCGAGAGCTGAATTGAAAGGCATTCTGCCCCGTCAGCATTACATCAACAATTTCCAGACCCAGGGAACTGGCAACATAGGCTTTTACTGCTGGTTTAAGACACAGGGTGGTGAACTGCTCAGCTTTCTTCTGACACTGATCTTGTCCACTGATCAAGTCTTTGAAGTCTTCCAAGTATTTATCTTTGAACTGTTCAAGGCACAAACGAGGATTATTGTCAGTTATGAACTTTTCATGCAGATTCTGGAAGGTCCTGGCTGCAAACCCACAAATGTGCAATTTGATGTTCAGTTCAAATTTGAGGCTTGTGTCAAGTTCTTTGTTGGCATCCAGCTTCTCTTCAATCATGTGCAGAATCTcttgtatgtatgtttcatggtAGTCTGTTTTCTTTTGGACCTTCTCGAACACAAACTCTTTGCATTTGGCTATCAGTTTGTCTGCCATGGCCTGGGTTTTTCTTGTGTGCTCATCCATGTAAAACTCCTTTACTAGTTTCTTGAAAAACCCCTCTGGAGTGACTATGAAGGGTTCTTCTCCATGATCTTTAAGTTTCACTTGGTTCAGCTTTTCATTCACTGAACCTCCCTTCTGCACCATGTTAGACCGAAGCTGGTTGAAAACATCACTCAAAACATCTCGTGGCCTCAATCCTTCAAAGTTGGATAGCTCATACACGGTTTCCTCCCATACCTTTTCAAATTCTCTATCAAGGTCCTGCTCAGACCACTGAGATTGACTCTTTCTGCAGTCCTCAAGCAACCCCAGCACTTTTTTCTCCATCACGGCTGTGTGGTTCTTCTTTATTGTGTCAAGCTTGATCATTCCTTTTCGAATCTCAAAAGCAGCTTCCAGTTTACTCATTATAGAGTTTTCCATCTCCCTTTTCATACCTTTGGTGCTGTTTGCAaaatcctctctgtatctctccacaAGATGGACATGGCCCTCTGTCTGTTCGAAGTACTTGGTCAGGTTGTCAAGAATGGTCTTCTCCCATTTGACAAGTTCCGTTGAGGCTTCCATTTTCAATTTGCTGTGAAAATCCCTCATGTTGTCCATCTGGTATTTCATTGCAACTGTCCCAAAGTTGGAGATCCTTGTTTCAGCATTTGTTGTCCATGTGTGCATGTGCTTTTTGAATGACCATTCCCACTTACTGAACTCAACGCACAACTTCATGTAGGCATCAGCCACCAGGCTGTTTCTGAAGCTGAAGATGAAGTTTTCATACTTCACAGCATTCCAAAGGCTTTTTGTCCACTCCAGAAAGTCCATGATGTTCCCAGGGGCCTTACAGTCCTGGAAAACCTTGATCATGTTCTTTTTGAACTCGTAGACGGACTCGCTGTACCCGGCGCTGACAGGTGCCATTGGAGGGTTACCATGCCAAAGTCCAGGGATGTACCAGTTACCAGACTCTGGGTTGTACTCCATCACATCTGTGAAGATCTTGTTCTCTTCCTTTTTTTCCATTCTGGCTGCTGCCTGGGTCATCTCGTTCAATTGCTCCAAGAGCATCTTCCGGTCTCTCATGTTCTTGTCGTGTGCTGAGACATCTGCCACATTCTGGTGGACGAACTGACACTTGGGCTTCTTTCCCACCTCTTTCATCCGGAGAAAAGCATGGACAACAATTTGAAGGATGTCCTTCATGTCGGTCGAATTCTCCATGGCAATATTGACAATTGTGACATCACTCAGCCCAACAACTAGAGTGGCTAGCTCATTGTCGTGCTCATAGCTGTCATTCAGCTGTGCCAGCTCTGGCGACTTCAGTCCTTCTGTGTCGATGATCACTAAAAAATCGCAGTTCAGCTCCTTTTTGAAGTCGTCTTTGACTTTGATGAGAAGCATGAAGGCTCCTCTTGTGCATCTGCCGCTACTGACTGCGAACTGCACTCCAAACATAGTGTTCAGTAGAGTGGACTTTCCTGTGCTCTGAACACCTAGAACAGTTACCACCAGGATCTTGTTCTTCGGCTGCACCAAGACATTGAGCTGATGCAGCACATCACTCACCCATCTCAGAGGTATGTTAGACGCGTCTCCGTCTACCAGCTCCAGAGGAAACCCATCCAGAAGCAGCTCAGCACATAGTCTGGGCAGGTGCTGCATTTGTTGCCGTGACACATCAGTTTCTCTGAGTAAGACAGAAGACTCATAAAGTTGACCCATTTCACGTAGGAAATGCTCGGTTCCCAAAGAACTGCTTGAAATCTGTCTGTCAAGGTCTGCAATTTCTTCTTTGTTTTCAGAAGAGTTCTGGCACTTCTCTTTGTACTGCTCTCTGAGGCCAGACAAGTTTCTACGAGACAGATTGTCCAGGTTCATTCGCATCCATTTCAAGAAGTAGGACCTTTCTAGCCCTGTCCTTGACATTGCATTTATGAAGCAAGACATTGCACCTGATATGTCATAGTTTCTCTGCTTTTTCCTGAGTTGTATCTTCTGTGATTGGAGATCACTTTTATACATCTCTATGTTCTGATTCCTAGCTTTCCGCAGTCTGCATTCCTCCTTCTCTAGACGTGCCAGCTCCTTCCAGACCTGTCCTTGCAAGGGAAGCTGACTTTCCTTATACTGTGGTATGTCATGTATGTTTGAAGTAATTGCATCAGCATTTTGCTTTGCACTTTGACATTCTTGGCAGTCCTCGTCAACCAAGATCCCAAGATTGTGTGCCACTTCAGCCATCTGATCCAATGGCATTTTGGACATTGAACTCTTGATCACCTGACCAACTGCGTTTTGCAGCTTCTTCACAAAGTCTGCATCATTCATCTGTTTGTTCTTCAGGATGACGTTGCTCGTCTTCAAGTTTAGCTCTTTGGCGGTTTTCTTCAAAGCATCAATGCTGAAGCTCTTGCTCTGTAGGTTACCCACTAAAAACAGCTGTGCCTTGGTGTTTTGGCTGGTCAGTAGCTTGTACTTGTTGTCCAGGTTGTCAAAGAACACAAAGACTGCTGCGGAAGTCTGACAAAGAAAGGAGTACTGGGTCTCAAACAAACTGATGTCCCCTCTCAGATTAGCTACAGCGACAGGTTCACCAAAGATGTCAATGTTCTTGTTCCCACAGGGAAGGTACCAGCTTATCTCAACTAATCCATTGGATATCCTCCTTGGACTATCACCACATTCCATGTCATGGTGGACAAACGTGTCGTGATACTGTTGGGGATTACTCAGAAGCTTGTTCAGAATCTGTGACTTGGACAGAGAGCACTCACCCAATCTAACAAAAGAGACCATGGGGAGGTCAGAGAGAACAATCCTGTCTTCAACAAATCCTCTTGGGTCTGACAATGAATGAGGTCTAAACTTCTTGACAATGTCTCGCATTGCCCAAAGCATCAGAATGCACTGTTTTGTGTCACAATTGGGTAGAAGTAGGGGCACAGAAAACTGACACATTGACATTTTCAAGACCATCTCTTGCTGCAGAAAACCATTAGAGCACAGAAAGAGAGCAGTAACAACGTCTAAGGGGTTTACAAAATTACTAGAATCCAGGTTATCAACAAGATTATCCAGATCTAGGTCTATGTTGCAAAATTAAGCATCGCAACTTTCCTCGCCTCCTGATGAGGTACATTTCACACTCCTAGCTGTTACATTAACCATCATTAACCTCTTCAAGAAAGTCCATGGTAGGGCTGAGAGAGTCTGAGCGGGTTCATCTGTGACGGTCTTCTCATCGATCTGCAGCACGGTGCTCAGGGCGAGCTTCTCTGTGTAGTGTTGCTCCAACCCCAGGTTCAGCAGCAAGCTCTCCAGGTGGGTTTCTGTGGGGGGAAAGATAGAGATATTTAATCAGGTGAATTTAATAAatcttttttttattaaatctgTGAAGCACAAACcttattttatagatgacatatCAGAACAGGCGTAGACTGGCCATCTGCCATTTCGAGAAAATGGCAGCTGGTCCATTTTGAGCTCAGTAGGCCGGTCTAATTATCATTATCTGGCTTATACTGTGAGCCTCAAAGAATTATGAAAAagaaaacactaatatatcttaattagataagtattcacccccgaGTAAATACCATGTTAGAAACACATTTGGCAGcatttacagctgtgagtctttttggatAAGTCTATGGGCTTTGCACACCTgggttgtacaatatttgcccattcttcaagctctgtcaagttggttgttgataatTGCTAGACAGTCATTTTCAAGTATTGCCAATGATTTTCaaatagatttaagtcaaaactttaAGTTGGCCATTTTGGAACATTCAACGTCGTCTTGACGTTGTCTTGATGTTGaatgtggccttgtgttttagattattgtcctgctgaaaggtctatttgtctcccagtgtctgttggaaagcagactgaacatgcttttcctttaggattttgtacgtgcttagctccattctgtttctttttatcctgaaaaactccccagtcctagccgatgacaagcatacccaaacaggatgcatgttttggaatatttgtctTCTGTAAAGACttctttcttttcactttgtcatttagttgagtattgtggagtaactagaatgttgttgatccatcctcagtagtctcctatcactgccattaaactgttttaaagtcaccattgtccttatcgtgaaatccctgagtggttccCTTCTTCTCtggcaactaagttaggaaggacgcctgtatctgtgtagtgactgggtgtattgtacACCATCCAAAGCCAAATTAATAATTTTAGgctcatgttaaccactattattgcacacagagtgagtcctaGTTAAAACTTTTATATGAAGAACAattctcatttagaaggctaacatcacgtaaaaaaaaaatcacaaatagtttaatatttactcattcattttatccAACATCTATATGTAAATCTGATCATTGAAAAGTGTACACAAACAGATACAGTAATGTGGgtttcctgtccttcatgagatcaccaaatgaaacactcATCATGACTGTCCTTTAAGTGTCCACACCACtcccacattctcaaaaataGAAATATTGTTTAATTATTCAAACTTTTGATGTCCAAAGTTCTCTCTGTGTTCCACAGTTTACACTCCAATCTCAAACACTACAGAGCATAGGGGCAGCGTATTTTACGACCGGCAACAGCCGACTTCCTGCTCTCCCCCTCTAtgagagagagcacgctgtagagcagacccactgtaacctgatccttcTAACAGTCACAGGAGAGTTATGACAAGTACCGACAGGATGCACTGTGTCACTGTGTGTagacagcctggtctcataaacTGGATTcactgtgtcactgtgtgtgacGAATGCAGAGAAGAGCTCAAACCAAGTTCTCACCCCACTGGATTCTGCATTTATATGCCATAGCTTGCACATAACCAACAATCATTTATATGTCAAGACAAGGTTTAGGGTGTGACTTCTCATAAATGTTCATCTGTTTCCCAGAACTGCCTGTTGGTCTATTGTTGAGCGGCTGGTAGCACCCCCCTCCATTATTGCTTAACACATTGCATTGGTGTCAACCATACTTTTATTCAGTCAAATCCAGCTGAACCCAGTTATATctgttgtaaatgtttttttaatcGTAACAAACTGTGTCTGAAGTTTCATGACATGTATTTGAGACTTTAACAGTTaacatggacatgggaggagatcctggatggTAAGAGACcctggaggcaggctggggagtatcgccgtccacgggaggaactggaggcaggctggggagtatcgccgtccacaggaggaactggaggcaggctggggagtatcgccgtccacgggaggaactggaggcaggctggggagtatcgccgtccacaggaggaactggaggcaggctggggagtatcgccgtccacgggaggaactggaggcaggctggggagtatcgccgtccacgggaggaactggaggcaggctggggagtatcgccgtccacgggaggaactggaggcaggctggggagtatcgccgtccacgggaggaactggaggcaggctggggagtatcgccgtccacgggaggaactggaggcaggctggggagtatcgccgtccacgggaggaactggaggcaggctggggagtatcgcTGTCCACGGGAGGAACTGGAGGCAGCTAAGGCGGAGCGGCAACAgtatgagggaacacggctggcaaggaatcccgagaggcagcccccaaaacatttttgggggggcacacggggagtgtggctgaGTCAGggtggagacctgagccaactctctgTGCTTACCGAGCATTGACTGGTCCTTGGTTCTCCGGTaccccggtaccccctgtatatagcctcgctgctgttattttactgctgctctttaatgatttgttatttacattttttacttttctatgttttacttaacacttatttttcttaaaactgcattgttggttaaggtcttgtaagtaagcatttcaatgtaaggtctacacttgttgtattcggcgcatgtgacaaatacattttgctTTGATACAAGAGACGAAGGCGAGCCTTGAAATTAGTGTTGAGAAAGCCGCAACAGTTGAAAAATAAACTAAAAAGTTTAAGGGTACAGGTAATGTTATCGAAGCTGACGATAATGAACCTAAAAAAAGAGAGCTGTTGTTAAGAGAACTTGTTATACAGACTAGATCAATGCACGAAAATCAGGTGAATTCATGATTAAAGCGGTGCAGATCCCAGGCGATACTGTTGACCAAATTTAGGGCATCGATACAAGTGCCAATCATTGCCAAATTCGCACCCATTAAAGATAAAATATTGGTTAAAAGCCGGGGCAAAAAACTTG is a window from the Oncorhynchus keta strain PuntledgeMale-10-30-2019 chromosome 35, Oket_V2, whole genome shotgun sequence genome containing:
- the LOC118369168 gene encoding interferon-induced very large GTPase 1-like — protein: MVLKMSMCQFSVPLLLPNCDTKQCILMLWAMRDIVKKFRPHSLSDPRGFVEDRIVLSDLPMVSFVRLGECSLSKSQILNKLLSNPQQYHDTFVHHDMECGDSPRRISNGLVEISWYLPCGNKNIDIFGEPVAVANLRGDISLFETQYSFLCQTSAAVFVFFDNLDNKYKLLTSQNTKAQLFLVGNLQSKSFSIDALKKTAKELNLKTSNVILKNKQMNDADFVKKLQNAVGQVIKSSMSKMPLDQMAEVAHNLGILVDEDCQECQSAKQNADAITSNIHDIPQYKESQLPLQGQVWKELARLEKEECRLRKARNQNIEMYKSDLQSQKIQLRKKQRNYDISGAMSCFINAMSRTGLERSYFLKWMRMNLDNLSRRNLSGLREQYKEKCQNSSENKEEIADLDRQISSSSLGTEHFLREMGQLYESSVLLRETDVSRQQMQHLPRLCAELLLDGFPLELVDGDASNIPLRWVSDVLHQLNVLVQPKNKILVVTVLGVQSTGKSTLLNTMFGVQFAVSSGRCTRGAFMLLIKVKDDFKKELNCDFLVIIDTEGLKSPELAQLNDSYEHDNELATLVVGLSDVTIVNIAMENSTDMKDILQIVVHAFLRMKEVGKKPKCQFVHQNVADVSAHDKNMRDRKMLLEQLNEMTQAAARMEKKEENKIFTDVMEYNPESGNWYIPGLWHGNPPMAPVSAGYSESVYEFKKNMIKVFQDCKAPGNIMDFLEWTKSLWNAVKYENFIFSFRNSLVADAYMKLCVEFSKWEWSFKKHMHTWTTNAETRISNFGTVAMKYQMDNMRDFHSKLKMEASTELVKWEKTILDNLTKYFEQTEGHVHLVERYREDFANSTKGMKREMENSIMSKLEAAFEIRKGMIKLDTIKKNHTAVMEKKVLGLLEDCRKSQSQWSEQDLDREFEKVWEETVYELSNFEGLRPRDVLSDVFNQLRSNMVQKGGSVNEKLNQVKLKDHGEEPFIVTPEGFFKKLVKEFYMDEHTRKTQAMADKLIAKCKEFVFEKVQKKTDYHETYIQEILHMIEEKLDANKELDTSLKFELNIKLHICGFAARTFQNLHEKFITDNNPRLCLEQFKDKYLEDFKDLISGQDQCQKKAEQFTTLCLKPAVKAYVASSLGLEIVDVMLTGQNAFQFSSRTFFQSSILKQLLSEFNFANYVSYICDYEGFVKNWILDEILKRFSQGNKMFDLEDCQLKGIISVITEAITKAQMNEKGNIKEFIKDICSLLGEKLVLPQDTLEATMILNNSNQESFVHWLKISVVEMEQSLREEFQRAKDVKMKLERQNIKPQNELFTKVFGCGKQCPFCKAPCEAGGEAHTDHCASIHRPKGLGRVRFEGSRNLVTDICSSSVFNDTSFRCYETRGQWHPYKKYRDIYPDWLIPADSSIQASDYWKFVMAKFNKHFAEEYGALPADIPPAWKWISKEQAERSIKESFSIK